A stretch of Oryza brachyantha chromosome 4, ObraRS2, whole genome shotgun sequence DNA encodes these proteins:
- the LOC102702935 gene encoding uncharacterized protein LOC102702935, producing the protein MASNYVDTAGEEGRFHGHHHHSSGTTPTGAAASPKMRRSWSSAASASSGGGGHGSAPKCVCAPATHAGSFKCRLHRNSSHGHGHPSSSPTATAPAAAVQSSSSRTVAAQ; encoded by the coding sequence ATGGCGTCAAACTACGTGGACACTGCAGGTGAGGAGGGCAGGTTccacggccaccaccaccacagcaGCGGCACGACGCCGACCGGCGCGGCAGCGTCCCCGAAGATGCGGAGGAGCTGGTcgtccgccgcctcggcctcgtccggtggcggcggccacgggTCGGCGCCCAAGTGCGTCTGCGCTCCGGCGACGCACGCCGGCTCGTTCAAGTGCCGGCTCCACCGCAACAGCTCgcacggccacggccaccCGTCGTCCTCtcccaccgccaccgcgccggcggcggccgtgcaGTCCTCGTCCTCCCGCACCGTCGCGGCGCAGTGA
- the LOC102703210 gene encoding desiccation-related protein PCC13-62-like, translating to MVPPYTLAFFAAAVALAAALCGGGAVARAQDMDNEWARSRGFYGGGTGSGGGAALLPQSDVDLLEFPLNLEYLEAEFFCWSALGYGLDGIDANLAGGGPAPIGGQTAALTPFVRDIATQFCYQEVGHLRAIKQNVRGFPRPLLDISAANFGKIVAQAMNTTTLDPPFNPYENSLNFLLASYIIPYVGLTGYVGANPKLLTPQARKLVAGLLGVESAQDAVIRALLYERGLSRVASYGVGVAELTAHISELRNALGRKGIKDEGLVVAPGQGPEGQTVGNIIAGDRFSLAYDRTPEEILGVVYGSGDPAKAGGFFPQGADGRIARAYIA from the exons ATGGTTCCACCGTACACGCTCGCCTTCTTCGCCGCGGCCGTGGCGCTGGCCGCCGCGCtgtgcggtggcggcgccgtcgcgcggGCGCAGGACATGGACAACGAGTGGGCGCGGAGCAGGGGGTtctacggcggcggcaccggcagcgggggcggcgccgcgctgctgccgcaGTCGGACGTGGACCTGCTGGAGTTCCCGCTGAACCTCGAGTACCTGGAGGCGGAGTTCTTCTGCTGGTCGGCGCTGGGCTACGGCCTCGACGGCATCGACGCcaacctcgccggcggcgggcctGCCCCCATCGGCGGCCAGACCGCCGCACTCACCCCGTTCGTCCGCGACATCGCCACCCAGTTCTGCTACCAAGAAGTCGGCCACCTCag GGCGATCAAGCAGAACGTGAGGGGGTTCCCGCGGCCGCTGCTGGACATCAGCGCGGCGAACTTCGGCAAGATCGTGGCGCAGGCGATGAACACGACGACGCTGGACCCGCCCTTCAATCCCTACGAGAACAGCCTCAacttcctcctcgcctcctACATCATCCCCTACGTCGGCCTCACCGGCTACGTCGGTGCCAACCCCAAGCTCCTCACACCTCAGGCCAGGAAG ctggtGGCGGGGCTGCTGGGCGTGGAGTCGGCGCAGGACGCGGTGATCAGGGCGCTGCTGTACGAGCGCGGGCTGTCGCGGGTGGCGAGCTACGGCGTCGGGGTGGCGGAGCTGACGGCGCACATCTCCGAGCTGCGGAACGCGCTGGGGAGGAAGGGCATCAAGGACGAGGggctggtggtggcgccggggCAGGGGCCCGAGGGCCAGACCGTCGGCAACATCATCGCCGGCGACCGCTTCTCGCTCGCGTACGACCGCACCCCCGAGGAGATCCTCGGCGTCGTGTACGGCTCCGGCGACCCCGCCAAGGCCGGCGGGTTCTTCCCCCAGGGCGCCGACGGCCGCATCGCCAGAGCCTACATCGCTTAG